The Capsicum annuum cultivar UCD-10X-F1 chromosome 1, UCD10Xv1.1, whole genome shotgun sequence sequence GAATGTCCAGTGGACTCCTTCATCGATCTCCAAGTCAAACTTCAGATGATCCAGAAACCATGCCCATGAGTCAAGATTTTCTTTCTCCACATCATCATATGCTATCGGATAGATGTTATTATTAGGATCGAGCCCAATGGCAATCAACAATTGAGTCCCATACATTAGACCCTTAAGCCAACAACCATCCACTCCTACTATCCTTCTGCAACCACTTTTGAACCCTTCCTTGCAAGTACTAAAGCaaatataaaatctttgaaaCCTTTTCGGCTTGTCATGATCCTCATTATCAACCATCTTCATATAAATAGAAGTATTTGGATTTGTCCTCACTATTTCATTGCAATAGTTCCACAATAACTTGAATTGATCAGAGATATCCCCATCAATCATAGCAATTGCCTTCTTCTTTGCCCTTCTACATTTAGATAATGTCACATGTGCTCTCAACTGGATATTAACATGATCTCTAAATTCAGAGATCTTCCAATCCCTATTTGATTTAATGACATCAAGGAATCTTCTAGCAATGAACGAAGATGTGATGGCTTTGTTAATATGTTTCCAATTTTTGCACTTATGGGTGGGGTTATACGTCTTTACTTGAAAAGCACTGTCTCTGTACATTTTAGAAGCCATAATCTCCCAATCACAATCTGGATGTTTCGCACAAACTGCTCGCATTCTTTCCTTATCATTCTTACTTATCATTCTTACGCCATAATATATATCTTCCCTGATTGACTGCATGAGTTGTCACAGCATTCTTgaactcattttttattttaaataccaATTCAAGTGCCAAAGTTGGATATAGTCCATCTGTCTTTGGATTGAACTCAGGAAGTTCATGTTTTCTGAATTAGAATCGCTTTCCAGGCTCTTGAAAGCTTCAGAGTTAACACAATCAGAATCTCCTTCTTCACGAGCCATATTTTTTCGCACTTCTTCGCCAACTTCATATATGCGCGCCCCGTTTTCACTCCTTCCTAATATGTCATGTTCATATGAGAAATCATTTTTCGATTCTCCAAAATCTTCATCACTTGCAGAAAATTCAGTCCTTCCTTCGTTGTTGAAGGTTTTTCCAATATCCATTCCAATATAAGAGTCCAAATGCTCAAAACAAACCTCAATTACTCTATCTTCAGGGATGTTCTTGAATACCAAATTAGCTTCTAAATCGGTTGAAACAAGCCTCATTTTTTCATCGAGTCTACCATATCTGTGCCAAAATGCAACTGAATCATTACCATATCCACATATCTCAGCCATAATCTTGAATTGTGATAACTTTATTTCTAAAACATCAACATAATCAATGAACTGAATACAACCCCCAAAATAATGTTTTTTAGGTCGGTGCTTCATAATACCATTGTGGGTTACTTTGACGTTGATTTTTAAGACATCTTGTACAGAATCTGcagaacaaagaaaaaaagagatgaagaatTGATAACTTTTTAGCAGTAAAGcctcacaaaaataaatacttagaATCCTAAAAACTCACCATAGAAAGGACTTGTATCACCTTCTGCTTGTAAAATCATAGTCCCAAGCTTTCAATAATGGTGTCaattgataaaattaatttaggattttcttttgaTGTAGTGAGAATGGGGAGATGAAAGTGACAAGAGAAAGTTAATAGCGGGAAATGGCAAAATCGCGGGAAAGAATAGCGGGGAGAGAGAAAAACCTACTACGAACTATATATGTCGTTTTCTTGCGTAATAACAACAAACAGGGTAGTAACAACAGCAAACGATATCAACGCAACGGCAACAGCTATTTCGACAAAAAATAAACCTAGCCGCCCCTTCATATTCCCGTTTTACTCCTTTCGTGCAAGCCATCTATGGCCAAGAAATCAGGTGCTTTCATCCTCCTCAGTCTATGCCCACCATTTTGAGCAAAGAATTAATTCGTGTATTTGAcctctctctctattttttctcACTATGAATTTCAAACACTTAGGAAAAGAATTTCAAATTTGGATTTGAAATCCATCAGAAATCCTAGTGTTTTTGCCCCAAATTTAGagggatttttgagaaaaaaattggaGGTTCGGGAGGCGCATGCCTCTAACCTCACGCAATCAGAAATCCTCAACGAACACACTCCAAAAAATCAGATTCCGGTGAAGTTATCGAACTCCGACAAGGCTAATCAGAACTCCGGTGGTGAAAATCCGTTTGATTAAGGCTTGTTGTCCTAGTTTCTGTCCCGGAAAAGGTCAAAAAATCACCATCGttcattttagttatatcaaGTGTGTGTTGTCACTTGTCACTATTTTGCAGCCGTTATTGTGCTTACCACTTCTTAATTCTTAAATAATGAACTTTAGGAATATTAATTAAGtaaaatcatgtcaagttagggGTCAGCGTTCGGTATTCGGTTcgataatcggtaaattaaactttAATACGGTATTtgataataccatattaaagttggagatatgcaaatgtacgtttaaacttcaatatttttaataaaaactctatttagtattctttttgttgtttttaacgAATATAGTATCAAAgtccaagagattctttgagatgttatatatatatatatatacttgaaaTTCgataaataccgaataccaaacggtattaatatcttgtaccaaactcAATCCTGAAtaccaaaatattgaaattttactcccaaatatcatatcaaataccgaattaccgaataccaattaccaaatttttcaaTTCGGTAATTCGattgttgatattttattcccAGCCCTACTTAGGGTGCAATAGTTTTTTCTAGATTTGTCTAGTCTTCCTGTTCGTATTGTTGTTTTGGATGATTTCTGTAGGCtaaatttcttaataaatagaTATTGTTTCAAGAACCTGTTGGAAGTTTGACCAAAGAAAATCTGGAATGAAGTTTGCAGCTTTGACACCTTAAGGAACTTCTAAATATAATCTTAGTCAATGGGGATCTGATTTTGGTGTTAGATCTTGTTATtgtggtattttttttaaattcaagtaTATGCCTTGTGGTGGATTTGCTGCTGTAGCTCTAGGTCCATTCAGGGGCGGACCCATGTGTATTTTTCGAATGCTCCGGCATCCATTAAATTCGACGTAAATTAGGtgtaattatataagaaatacaaaataaatgatataatatattaaaatgcaTCCAATGAACAAACACATGATTGGGTGCAATGGCTTGAGATGTGACTTCCATGTCCAAGGTTCTGGGTTCGATTCTCTTCTTCTCTCGACTCAAAATGTCAAGTAGAGGTAGAAGGGATGACGTATAGCGTTGATCGATTCTTAAACTCCTCTATGACAATTCGACACTTGAATCCTCGCAATTCGTCGAAAGAGAGGATTGAGAGGTCTTAATTACCAAAACAGGGTGTTCTATTCGGTTTGTTCATTATGGTAAAAATGTGTTTGCTTGAGTATAGACTTTAGATCGCTGCATGGAGAGAGTCCAAGTTTTCCCTTCTCTATTCTCTTATAGTGCCTTAGCTatcgggtttttttttttttgtatgttggAAGTCGGCTTCTAGCCTTCTTGGATTTATGAGGCTAGAAGAACCAGAGTTGCAAAGCCCGAATCTTTGAATGAAAACAAATCATTTCATGACTTGTCAttttattcttaagaaaatttacGTATTATTCTTAACTTTTTTCCTCCACTTCCTTAATTTTATACGgaaaagggtcagaaatatcCTCAACTATTGAAATTGGCTCAAGAATACCCTTCGTTTATTTATTGGACCAAAAATATTCCTCTATTCACCTTTGTGGCTCAAATATACGCTCACAGTTAACagaattattttaaaccataattGGAAGTCCTACTAAACAAGTGTCAACTTTTTATTGgttgtaaattaaattaattaaaatttctaTACAAAAACACACAGGAAACATCAGTAATAATTCAAAGTACAACAACTATAGCCTGCAGGCCAAATAGACAACTCAAACAGCACCTGCATAAATGCCTCTTTGGTTGAGCTAGAACCATCAAGTTTACCTCCAAGAATATAATCACAAACATAAGTTGCCTGCATCAAGGGAAAATTGCCATAGGATAAGCAAGATGAGATTCCAACTCATTATTTTAAGAACAGAACACTTATCGTGTGAGGTTGACAAACCTGGAAAATATTTTGGTCAGGTAACAGAGAATTAGAAAGTTTTCCCCCTTTGTAAACGGAACTCTAATTGTAGGAAAAAACTACATTGTTAGATTAGTTCCCCCACCCCACCAACCCCCAAATATGTAGTAGCCAAGCTACTTGTATTCTTGGTTGAAGTAGTAATTGAAGTCCACATACCGACTACCATAACCCAATACAAGGAAGATGATGTAATTTCTCATACGAGCAGCAATAAAAACATaaccagtgtaatcccacaagtggggtctagaAAAAAAAACAGGTACTATGATATTGCTAAACTAGAAGGGAGGCAGGCGATATATTGATGCACCTTTGCCAAGTTCcttctcagtcatgtcacaatttTTTATAGGAATATCTAGTATGTCCCAATGCAACTCTTATGTTAAGTCTTACTGTAGCTCCCCCAACATTTGTTGAGAGCATCCAGAGAGACATCTCATACCAACTCAAACTTTACGACATCAACACAATTATATAACATCATCAGAGGTGCAACTGATTGTTAAATTGGTTCTTTCCACCATGTTTAGTTCATGAAATTTTCACTCAAATCCAGCTGTAGCATTCAATAAGGACACGTTATAAAGAGTGcctataaaataatacaaaaccaTGAAAAGAGATGTACAAACACTATTCATCTTCTGTTCATGCCAGTTAAAAAGAAGCTGCATTAAAGCATTATCTGTTAGAAACTTAAGTAGTCGGAATAAAATACAATCTCATGAGACTAGCAGAAGACGTACAGGTATATCTGTGAATATGACAACAACGGCACTTGAAGCGAAACATAGCACAGAAACACCAGCCAGGCCTGCAACCTTCATTTgacaaaaatataatagaaaattaatcataatttaatttacaACCAATAAAAAGTTGTCACTTGTTTAATAGGAtttataattatggtttaaaatttttttgttaattgtgAGGGTATATTTGAGCCACAAAGgtggatggaggggtatttttgactcAATAGGTAAACgaagagtatttttgagccaattcCAATAGTTGAAGagtatttctgacccttttccGTTTTCTTAAATGCAAGTTCATAGGATGCTTATTCAAACCAAGAATAAAGCTCAGTTGTTTTGACCCTTTTTTTCTTGTCACTGCCATGTTGGTCCCCTAGAATCATGCATATATTTACTGCAAATCCagcagatgtgtattatgttattCTTAGATGCTCATTATGTTGCATGTCATCTTGGTAATTTCCAATTATCTATTCTCGAAACATggattaatttcttcattttttttcgtTTGCATTTGAACTATTGTTTGTCAAAACGGACTTCCCTCTGCATTTCCGATGGGTCATGGAGGCCCAATCTGCTGCCAAAGTCTCAAAAAAAGGGACCAAAAGGCAAGAAACAAGGTTGTACATACTGGTATACAGCGATATACGCTTCAGGGGAGCTAGTACACGGATGATATACGGTGAATATAAGGAAAGGAGGCTGATTTCATGGGTGGAGGACTGAAGACAAGTAACATCAGATGTACAAAAAAATGTTGAGAAAAAGGGCTGTAGTATACAAATGATATACATAAAAAATGGATTGAAAATCCATGGAGTTTAGGCCCAAAATCTGGGCAGCCCATTAATGGCCCAAAAGGGCCCAAATTTAGctctttctttatttctcatttttactCATTTGTATTTACTTGAATACTCTAATTAATTAATCTAAATAAATCCTCTAAGGCGCTATCATTTTACTTTATTACGGTTTTTAGTTAATTCGTAATTTTCTCAcctaatttatctcatttaaatGAATTAAAGTGGTTCTTTTGAGTTTTCTTCCTAAAACtaatcttaaaagaaaaaaattgttaagcattttattttaaaatgacatTTATTTGTTCATATGACTAATAGCCTATTTGAGTTaaaataattatcttcaaatcaagaaaattatttttcttgtaaattttgactttttttatgattgataagATAGTTTTAACATGATACTCCCTTAACATTCTTCAAAGATGTTATTTAGAATAAATTgactttttataataaaaatatataataagattaATTACGTAACtcctttttttcataaaaaacacAAACTTATTTCCCTCTTAAATCCAAGAGTGCCACCTAGTTTAAATAggttttttccttaatttaagaagaaataatatttcataattttttttttagaaataattatgGAATAAGTAGAATTTTCTCAATTAGAATATTCCTCGGTTGAGGACATAatcttgataggaaggtgtggaggacgcggattagggtagagggttaaggGGTGGGAGTGCggcggtagtaataggggagtgctcctttgggtctggagtttctggttcgtagtgttgaGGCTGTAGTTTTTGAGgttagtggtgttggcttttttgcatcccgtactagtttattatgcacttaccttttgtatttgttatactgttagtttgttgtgtaccatactagtttgtatccgcttactttttgtatttgttatactgttattggtcctaagctgggggtctatcggaaacagtctctctacttctcttgaggtagtggtatgttCTGCGTACACTCTGtcatccccagaccccactaggtgggaatacactgggtatattgttgttgttgttcccaAAATTCTGACTTTTCGtgattaattatgaattaactaaaatattttctcaaGTAAGATATTTTGTAATGTTTCTCAAATTAAACTAAATATTTcgtaatttttctcaaaattaacaCTGAATTAAGTGGAATACATTGTAGCTTTTTTTCTAATTCAAGTAGACTATTTCtcatttgaataaacaaatgtcaGTTTTAGGTATGTggataaataatttaaatgttttaaaatcaacattttcacaaagttagtcatttttttagttatttaaaaataatcttttggTGAATCATTTTTTTAATGGACGCTCCTAAGTTCATTAAAAACTTCTTAGGGCGTAAATTAAACTCTTACTCAgttttctctaatttcaaagatttatttctatttttgaatttttaaaatttctttaagttttttttattttcctataaaaaaatcaagtggcgactctgtgaattctttaaaaattatttcaaatttttttgaatttttaaaatagtttataaaagggtcaaaatcattttcttttagaCAAAAAATCTGAAAAAGAATAAAACAGGAGGCACGGAAAATATATTAGTCATTGATTTTTCCTTACCTAATTATACTAATATAGTAATATATAGGagtatattttatgtttaattcTTTACATATGTTGTTAGTATTTAGTACTATGTAACtataatgaatataatataaTTGCACCCACAAACAAAAATGAATAGAGCAAAAACGATTatctaatgaaaaaaaaaattacttttctttaagttaaataaaatagtcaattatttatatgaaaaaaatattattgtaaaatattttttttacaactttAGTGGTGCTCGATTATATTGTTAGTTTTGTTATCTACtttcttattttaataaattcttaatttaatagtatttagttatatttatgattattcttaattttgaattACAATTTTCTAGTTTGAACTAAAACcacaaaaattatatgaaaataaattattttttctatatttaaagtAGAGGTAaggtgtatgtatatattttactctctccAAACTCCACTTTGTGACTATACTAAGTATATTGTTATGTATACATACTTAAAATGATTTATATCGGTCAGAACATCAAGTTTAAAatagataattttaaaataaaattatcaatttcaaaaatattatttaatctatttatttatatagaattagAGAAGGGAACAATATTGTGATGACAAGTGTCAGTTATcataaaattcaagtttgaattattttaagatagaatttcaaaaaaaaaaaaaaagtcaattcaattttttttatatcaacaACTCGAATTCAAATTCAGATTAAAGTTTTCTACGATGGTGAAATCGTACTTTCACAACATTCTattatttcaatttgaatttaagTACTAATATGAATTCTGAACTACAATTTTttagtttgaatttaaaatataaaaattatatgaattaaaatgtcaaattaaaagtagaaaattcaaaaataaaatgaaactaccaatattagaaaatatgtctaatgtgtgtgtgtataacaGGAGAATCAAATTAATATTGTAATGGCAAGTATAATCACCAaaatatttcaagtcaaaaaATTGTTTTAAGATAGAATTTcttgtagaaaaataaaaattcatttttttaatatcaataatactaattcaaattcaaattc is a genomic window containing:
- the LOC107854938 gene encoding uncharacterized protein LOC107854938 isoform X1, translated to MQSIREDIYYGVRMISKNDKERMRAVCAKHPDCDWEIMASKMYRDSAFQVKTYNPTHKCKNWKHINKAITSSFIARRFLDVIKSNRDWKISEFRDHVNIQLRAHVTLSKCRRAKKKAIAMIDGDISDQFKLLWNYCNEIVRTNPNTSIYMKMVDNEDHDKPKRFQRFYICFSTCKEGFKSGCRRIVGVDGCWLKGLMYGTQLLIAIGLDPNNNIYPIAYDDVEKENLDSWAWFLDHLKFDLEIDEGVHWTFMSDKQKGLIEAFNNVLPFVDHRFCVRHLHSNFKRDGFGGNTPRDALWKAAGATTTK
- the LOC107854938 gene encoding uncharacterized protein LOC107854938 isoform X2, which codes for MQSIREDIYYGVRMISKNDKERMRAVCAKHPDCDWEIMASKMYRDSAFQVKTYNPTHKCKNWKHINKAITSSFIARRFLDVIKSNRDWKISEFRDHVNIQLRAHVTLSKCRRAKKKAIAMIDGDISDQFKLLWNYCNEIVRTNPNTSIYMKMVDNEDHDKPKRFQRFYICFSTCKEGFKSGCRRIVGVDGCWLKGLMYGTQLLIAIGLDPNNNIYPIAYDDVEKENLDSWAWFLDHLKFDLEIDEGVHWTFMSDKQKGMDLVVIHRGMLFGKPLVQQQQSDLMNA
- the LOC107854938 gene encoding uncharacterized protein LOC107854938 isoform X3 — encoded protein: MILQAEGDTSPFYDSVQDVLKINVKVTHNGIMKHRPKKHYFGGCIQFIDYVDVLEIKLSQFKIMAEICGYGNDSVAFWHRYGRLDEKMRLVSTDLEANLVFKNIPEDRVIEVCFEHLDSYIGMDIGKTFNNEGRTEFSASDEDFGESKNDFSYEHDILGRSENGARIYEVGEEVRKNMAREEGDSDCVNSEAFKSLESDSNSENMNFLSSIQRQMDYIQLWHLNWYLK